In one Micromonospora polyrhachis genomic region, the following are encoded:
- a CDS encoding helix-turn-helix transcriptional regulator: MWSVVETAGTGCQPSGLGGQRCRWSAQVRTRLPRSAARQAGRCRAGRDQTVDAHRFSSSSARAPSASSGGSRLGAVEPQGGPRRGYPAGSNPDRLIPREVEVLRLMAQGMSDRDIAETLFVGRSQPRKPTNRDRRKHRRRDSPAKGRWSTRVQ, translated from the coding sequence ATGTGGTCGGTAGTCGAAACCGCAGGGACCGGTTGCCAGCCTTCTGGCCTGGGCGGGCAGCGATGCCGCTGGTCTGCCCAGGTTCGCACTCGCCTTCCCCGATCCGCTGCGCGGCAAGCTGGGCGTTGTCGTGCTGGACGGGACCAAACCGTGGACGCCCACCGGTTCTCTTCTTCGTCTGCCCGCGCGCCCTCCGCGTCCAGCGGTGGCTCTCGTCTCGGGGCGGTGGAGCCGCAGGGTGGGCCGCGCCGCGGTTACCCTGCCGGGAGCAACCCGGACCGGCTCATCCCGCGCGAGGTGGAAGTCTTGCGGTTGATGGCGCAGGGGATGAGCGACCGTGACATCGCGGAGACCCTCTTCGTCGGCCGTTCCCAGCCGCGGAAACCTACCAACCGAGATCGCCGGAAACACCGTCGGCGAGACAGCCCGGCGAAGGGACGTTGGAGTACTAGGGTCCAATGA
- a CDS encoding tellurite resistance/C4-dicarboxylate transporter family protein, whose translation MSVASLYPGYFALVMATGICSAALREIGQPTASAVLLAIAVACFVVLTIALGWRLVRYPRQVLDDLSAPEKAFAFFTVVAACNVLASRLVADGHRATATVLAIVGAAVWLVLSYTIPVRLILGPRPRPILEGVNGTWFIWVVGTQSIAIAAAALDSPGTRYTYTAALIAVLMWSVGFVLYLIVATLLLTRLLLLKVRPQDLTPPYWVTMGATAITVFAAAQIIQMPEAPAVLAAGPVLAGLGLVLWAFGTWLIPMLIAFGLWRHVLRRVELEYGPALWSIVFPLGMYAMASMQLGTAARLPIVAGIGQDWTWLAVGAWGVVFAAMCVALTRSLLRRTQPETVGTP comes from the coding sequence ATGTCGGTGGCGAGCCTGTATCCGGGCTACTTCGCACTGGTCATGGCGACCGGTATCTGTTCTGCGGCACTGCGGGAGATCGGACAGCCGACCGCGTCGGCCGTTCTGCTCGCCATCGCGGTGGCCTGTTTCGTTGTTCTGACCATCGCTCTGGGCTGGCGGCTGGTCCGCTACCCGCGCCAGGTCCTCGACGACCTTTCCGCACCGGAGAAGGCGTTCGCGTTCTTCACCGTGGTGGCGGCCTGCAACGTCCTCGCCTCGCGGCTGGTCGCGGATGGCCATCGCGCCACCGCGACCGTCTTGGCGATCGTGGGTGCGGCGGTGTGGCTGGTCTTGTCCTACACGATCCCCGTACGGCTGATCCTGGGTCCCCGGCCCCGGCCGATCCTGGAGGGGGTGAACGGGACCTGGTTCATCTGGGTGGTCGGCACCCAGTCGATCGCGATCGCCGCCGCGGCCCTGGACTCGCCCGGTACCCGCTACACGTATACCGCCGCGCTGATCGCCGTGCTGATGTGGTCGGTCGGCTTCGTGCTGTATCTCATCGTCGCCACACTGCTGCTGACCCGGCTGCTGCTGCTCAAGGTGCGCCCGCAGGATCTGACCCCGCCGTACTGGGTGACCATGGGCGCTACCGCGATCACGGTCTTCGCCGCGGCCCAGATCATCCAGATGCCGGAAGCGCCCGCGGTGCTCGCCGCCGGTCCGGTCCTGGCCGGACTCGGGCTGGTGCTGTGGGCGTTCGGCACGTGGCTGATCCCGATGCTGATCGCCTTCGGCCTGTGGCGCCACGTGCTGCGCCGGGTCGAGCTGGAATACGGTCCGGCGCTGTGGAGCATCGTGTTCCCCCTCGGCATGTACGCGATGGCGAGCATGCAGTTGGGAACGGCGGCGCGGCTGCCCATCGTCGCCGGCATCGGGCAGGACTGGACCTGGCTCGCCGTCGGCGCATGGGGCGTCGTCTTCGCCGCCATGTGCGTGGCGCTGACGCGTTCGCTGTTGCGACGAACCCAACCCGAGACGGTCGGCACGCCATAG
- a CDS encoding SAM-dependent methyltransferase, producing MHSFEITPIGTVRNARTDVQHTDNWGAVLSTITVDERFGDACLQGLEDFSHVEVLFIFDQFPEHGDHREPRPYRGRPDLPPVGVFAGRGPRRPNRIGVTCCAIESVDGRELTVVGLDAVSGTPVIDLKPAMAEFLPENVKQPEWVSGLMSEYFQP from the coding sequence ATGCACAGCTTCGAGATCACCCCGATAGGTACCGTTCGGAACGCCAGGACGGACGTTCAGCACACGGACAACTGGGGTGCCGTCCTCAGCACGATCACCGTTGACGAGCGCTTCGGCGATGCGTGCCTCCAGGGTCTGGAGGACTTCTCCCACGTGGAGGTCCTATTCATTTTCGACCAGTTCCCGGAACACGGCGATCACCGCGAGCCTCGTCCCTACCGCGGCCGTCCCGATCTCCCGCCCGTTGGCGTGTTCGCCGGCCGCGGCCCGCGCAGACCGAACCGCATCGGGGTGACGTGCTGCGCCATCGAATCCGTCGACGGCCGCGAACTGACGGTGGTCGGCCTCGACGCGGTCTCGGGCACCCCGGTCATCGACCTGAAGCCAGCGATGGCGGAGTTCCTACCGGAGAACGTCAAGCAGCCGGAATGGGTCAGCGGTCTGATGTCGGAATACTTCCAGCCGTAA
- a CDS encoding DUF4267 domain-containing protein, whose amino-acid sequence MFAGLIGVGIIFMGAYAFWAPQAAAGFGIPDTPVKDPNFQAWLSVKAVRDIASGPPPW is encoded by the coding sequence GTGTTCGCCGGACTAATCGGCGTAGGCATCATCTTCATGGGCGCGTACGCCTTCTGGGCACCGCAGGCCGCAGCCGGCTTCGGCATTCCCGACACGCCGGTCAAGGACCCCAACTTCCAGGCCTGGCTATCCGTCAAGGCCGTACGCGACATAGCCTCGGGGCCACCGCCGTGGTGA
- a CDS encoding NADP-dependent oxidoreductase, which yields MRAVRYAQFGGPEVLHVATDLPVPQPGPGQVRVRVAASVVHPVDLMIRAGRFPAPLPAGLPYVPGWDVAGTVDAVGPAVGDLTVDDEVVGFSPWLRTTVGAHAEYVVLDAAWLTAAPVGIPASEAATLPTNGLAAAQALDLLALPVGSSVLVTGAAGQVGGFTLALARVTGLHATGIAGADDRGFVESQGATFVPRSDDPIAVAPDSFDAVVDLAVIGPSAMELVRDGGGYVAASPPLRPEPVRGIRTFALDVLPDSSRLGELVKLAESGDIPLRVAGVYSFADAAAAHNRLAQGGVRGGVVIVP from the coding sequence ATGCGCGCAGTCAGGTATGCACAGTTCGGCGGGCCGGAGGTTCTGCACGTGGCGACGGACCTGCCGGTGCCGCAGCCGGGGCCGGGACAGGTACGAGTACGGGTCGCCGCGTCCGTCGTGCACCCGGTCGATCTCATGATCCGCGCCGGTCGATTCCCAGCGCCACTGCCGGCCGGGCTGCCGTATGTACCCGGCTGGGACGTAGCCGGCACGGTCGACGCGGTGGGTCCGGCCGTTGGAGATCTGACGGTGGATGACGAGGTCGTCGGTTTCTCGCCGTGGCTACGCACCACGGTCGGTGCCCATGCGGAGTATGTGGTCCTCGACGCCGCATGGCTGACCGCCGCGCCCGTCGGCATTCCCGCCAGCGAGGCCGCGACCCTGCCGACCAACGGCCTCGCCGCCGCCCAGGCCCTCGACCTGCTCGCGCTCCCGGTGGGCTCGTCCGTGCTTGTCACCGGTGCCGCCGGGCAGGTCGGCGGGTTCACCCTGGCGCTGGCCCGAGTCACCGGCCTGCACGCCACGGGAATAGCGGGGGCCGACGACCGCGGGTTCGTCGAGTCGCAGGGCGCGACGTTCGTGCCGCGCTCGGACGATCCGATCGCGGTAGCGCCGGACAGCTTCGACGCGGTTGTCGACCTGGCCGTGATCGGCCCATCGGCGATGGAACTGGTCAGGGACGGCGGCGGTTACGTGGCCGCCTCACCCCCGCTGCGCCCGGAGCCGGTGCGGGGCATCCGGACGTTCGCACTGGACGTGCTGCCGGACAGCTCCCGGCTAGGCGAACTGGTGAAATTGGCAGAAAGCGGTGACATCCCGCTCCGGGTCGCCGGCGTCTACTCCTTCGCCGACGCGGCAGCGGCCCACAACCGACTGGCCCAAGGCGGCGTACGGGGCGGCGTGGTGATCGTTCCCTGA
- a CDS encoding winged helix-turn-helix transcriptional regulator — MATTTAGQRREQAKRDYDAFLVGCPTRELLSTLTDKWAALVIAALADGPQRHSELARRIAGVSQKMLTQTLRTLERDGLLTRTVTASVPTRVDYALTPLGHDLFPVMVAIKTWAEAHMDRVFQARAQFDARS, encoded by the coding sequence ATGGCGACTACGACCGCTGGACAACGACGAGAGCAGGCCAAACGCGACTATGACGCGTTCCTGGTCGGCTGCCCGACCAGGGAACTGCTGAGCACGCTCACCGACAAATGGGCGGCACTGGTGATCGCGGCGCTCGCAGACGGCCCGCAGCGGCACAGCGAACTCGCCCGCCGCATCGCCGGCGTCAGCCAGAAGATGCTCACCCAGACCCTGCGCACACTGGAACGCGATGGACTGCTCACCCGTACCGTGACCGCGTCGGTGCCGACCCGCGTCGACTATGCGCTCACCCCGCTCGGCCACGACCTGTTCCCGGTGATGGTCGCGATCAAGACATGGGCAGAGGCACACATGGATCGCGTCTTTCAGGCCCGCGCCCAGTTCGACGCGCGGTCATAA
- a CDS encoding winged helix DNA-binding domain-containing protein, producing MANLSTVMPQLSWPEVWGRRLGRHGLSAPFPGRAVDAVAAMCGAHAQVLSAAEVSIGLRVAGVTRSDVRDALWNERSLVKTFGPRGTVHLLPSRELPLWTGALGALPPSSNSLSADARLTPDQTDEVVAAIAEALADAELTIDELTAAVVASSGSWAADPVVPAFGGMWPRWRQAMHLAAHRGVLCFGPNQGRKVTYTSPQRWLPGFQPAPAPDALAGLVRHYLHAYGPATPQHFAQWLSAPRRWAAQLFDSLADELQPVDVAGTVAWVTAGDTAPTPVPAHGVRLLPYFDAYTVGCHPREQLFPGAAAQRALSGGQAGNFPVLLIDGTVAGIWHLRRSGRKLNITVEPLTTLTVAQRRDLDEQADRIGEILEGRPHLTIGTVTVGGHA from the coding sequence ATGGCCAACCTTTCCACCGTGATGCCGCAGCTGTCCTGGCCCGAGGTGTGGGGCCGGCGGCTCGGCAGGCACGGACTGTCCGCGCCGTTCCCCGGCCGAGCAGTCGATGCCGTCGCCGCCATGTGCGGCGCCCACGCTCAGGTGCTCTCCGCCGCTGAGGTCTCCATCGGGCTACGCGTAGCCGGTGTCACCCGCAGCGACGTCCGGGACGCCCTGTGGAACGAACGCAGTCTGGTCAAGACGTTCGGGCCACGCGGCACTGTGCACCTGTTACCGAGCCGCGAACTACCCCTGTGGACCGGCGCGCTCGGGGCGTTGCCACCGTCGTCGAACAGCCTGTCCGCCGACGCGCGGCTGACGCCGGACCAGACCGACGAGGTCGTCGCGGCCATCGCGGAGGCACTGGCCGACGCGGAACTCACCATCGACGAACTCACCGCAGCGGTGGTCGCCAGCAGCGGCTCCTGGGCCGCCGACCCGGTGGTGCCGGCGTTCGGCGGCATGTGGCCGCGCTGGCGTCAGGCGATGCACCTTGCCGCGCACCGAGGGGTCCTCTGCTTCGGCCCGAACCAGGGACGGAAGGTGACCTACACCAGCCCGCAACGGTGGCTGCCCGGGTTCCAGCCAGCCCCGGCACCCGACGCCCTCGCCGGCCTGGTCCGGCACTACCTGCATGCGTACGGGCCGGCCACACCGCAGCACTTCGCGCAGTGGCTGTCCGCACCTCGCCGCTGGGCGGCCCAGTTGTTCGACTCCCTCGCCGACGAACTGCAACCAGTCGACGTCGCCGGCACGGTCGCCTGGGTCACCGCTGGCGACACCGCGCCCACACCCGTGCCAGCGCACGGCGTACGGCTACTGCCATATTTCGACGCCTACACCGTCGGCTGCCACCCGCGTGAGCAGCTCTTCCCCGGAGCTGCCGCACAACGCGCGCTCTCCGGCGGCCAAGCCGGAAACTTTCCGGTACTGCTCATCGACGGCACCGTCGCCGGGATCTGGCACCTCCGCCGTTCCGGACGCAAGCTGAACATCACGGTCGAACCGTTGACCACGCTCACCGTCGCCCAACGCCGGGACCTCGACGAGCAGGCAGACCGGATCGGGGAGATCCTGGAGGGCAGACCACATCTGACCATCGGCACGGTGACCGTGGGCGGCCACGCGTAA
- a CDS encoding epoxide hydrolase family protein, with product MTPFRIEISQEHLDDLRHRLASTRWPAEVPGAGWEAGVPLGYLKDLADYWHTTYDWRAHEAQLNEFPQFTTVVDGQNIHFLHVRSAEPDALPLILTHGWPGSVVEFMKVIGPLTDPARYGGDPADAFHVVAPSLPGFGFSSPLTTPGWSTDRVARAWAELMGRLGYHRYGAQGGDTGAIVSPKLGRVDSEHVIGVHVNNLGTFPSGDPTELADLTEADQARLALMTTWGRDMSGYAIVQSTRPQTISYALTDSPVGQLAWIVEKFKEWTDPSAALPEDAVDRDLILTDVSMYWLTGTAGSAARIYYEDANSWGQAQPRSSVPTGVAVFPNDITLRPLAERDHNVVHWTEFSRGGHFPAMEAPDLLVDDVRGFFRKLR from the coding sequence ATCACCCCGTTCCGGATCGAAATTTCCCAGGAGCACCTGGACGACCTGCGTCACCGGCTCGCCAGCACCCGTTGGCCGGCCGAGGTGCCCGGTGCCGGTTGGGAGGCTGGGGTGCCGCTGGGCTACCTGAAGGATCTGGCCGACTACTGGCACACCACGTACGACTGGCGTGCCCACGAGGCACAGCTGAACGAGTTTCCCCAGTTCACCACCGTCGTCGATGGACAGAACATTCATTTCCTGCACGTACGTTCGGCCGAGCCGGACGCGCTGCCGCTCATCCTCACCCACGGCTGGCCCGGCTCGGTCGTGGAGTTCATGAAGGTCATCGGACCACTGACCGATCCCGCCCGCTACGGGGGCGACCCCGCTGACGCCTTCCACGTCGTCGCCCCATCGCTACCCGGCTTTGGCTTCTCCAGCCCCCTCACCACCCCGGGCTGGAGTACCGATCGGGTGGCCCGCGCCTGGGCCGAACTGATGGGCCGCCTCGGCTACCACCGCTACGGCGCGCAGGGCGGTGACACCGGGGCGATCGTCTCCCCCAAACTCGGCCGGGTCGACTCTGAGCATGTGATCGGCGTACACGTCAACAACCTGGGCACCTTCCCCTCCGGTGACCCGACCGAACTGGCCGATCTCACCGAGGCCGACCAGGCCCGTCTCGCACTCATGACGACCTGGGGCCGGGACATGAGCGGGTACGCCATCGTCCAGTCGACCCGGCCGCAGACGATCTCCTATGCCCTCACCGATTCACCCGTCGGCCAGCTCGCGTGGATCGTCGAGAAGTTCAAGGAGTGGACCGACCCGAGCGCCGCCCTGCCCGAGGACGCTGTCGACCGCGACCTGATCCTCACCGACGTCTCGATGTACTGGCTGACCGGCACCGCCGGATCCGCCGCCCGCATCTACTACGAGGACGCCAACAGCTGGGGCCAGGCCCAGCCACGCTCCTCGGTACCGACCGGGGTGGCGGTGTTCCCCAACGACATCACCCTCCGACCCCTCGCCGAACGCGACCACAACGTGGTGCACTGGACCGAGTTCAGCCGCGGCGGCCACTTTCCCGCCATGGAAGCACCCGACCTCCTCGTCGACGACGTACGCGGATTCTTCCGCAAGCTCCGCTGA
- a CDS encoding helix-turn-helix transcriptional regulator, translated as MLETSARLLRLLSLLQTPRDWIGTDLAQRLEVDVRTVRRDIQKLRDLGYPVHATPGVAGYRLGAGTKLPPLLLDDEEAVAIAIGLRTAASGTITGIEETSLRALAKLEQVLPSRIRHRVNLLHSVTVTVPSAGPTVDPDALTAVAAACRDHQRLRFDYRSHDGTTSVRDTEPHRLVHTGRRWYLVGWDTDRRDWRTYRVDRIHPRVPTGPRFTPRPAPDVDLAGYLTHGVSTAPYRYQARITLYTSAETAAERISPTVGVIEAVDPHTCLLHTGSNSLDEIAIYVASFGFRFQIHHPPELVVHIRDLATRLADAAQ; from the coding sequence ATGTTGGAAACCTCCGCCCGACTGCTGCGTCTGCTCTCGCTGTTGCAGACTCCCCGTGATTGGATCGGAACCGACCTGGCACAACGCCTTGAGGTCGACGTGCGGACCGTGCGCCGAGACATCCAGAAGCTGCGCGACCTCGGCTATCCGGTCCATGCCACCCCCGGCGTAGCCGGCTACCGACTCGGTGCCGGCACGAAGCTCCCGCCGCTACTACTCGACGACGAGGAAGCCGTCGCCATCGCCATCGGGCTACGCACCGCCGCCAGCGGCACGATTACCGGCATCGAGGAAACCTCGCTACGCGCACTGGCCAAGCTCGAACAGGTCCTTCCCTCCCGTATACGCCACCGGGTCAACCTGCTGCACTCGGTCACCGTCACGGTCCCGTCCGCCGGCCCCACCGTCGACCCCGACGCACTGACCGCCGTCGCCGCCGCCTGCCGCGACCACCAGCGGCTCCGCTTCGACTACCGCAGCCACGACGGCACCACCTCGGTACGGGACACCGAACCACACCGGCTGGTCCACACCGGCCGACGCTGGTACCTGGTTGGTTGGGACACCGACCGGCGGGACTGGCGCACCTACCGGGTCGACCGAATCCATCCCCGCGTCCCGACCGGCCCCCGCTTCACCCCCCGACCGGCACCCGACGTCGACCTCGCCGGCTACCTGACCCATGGAGTCTCCACCGCCCCCTACCGCTACCAGGCCCGAATCACCCTGTACACGTCGGCGGAAACCGCCGCCGAACGCATCTCACCCACCGTCGGTGTCATCGAAGCCGTCGATCCGCACACCTGCCTTCTGCACACCGGATCCAACTCCCTTGACGAAATCGCCATCTACGTCGCATCGTTCGGCTTCCGCTTCCAGATCCACCACCCACCCGAACTCGTCGTACACATCCGAGACCTCGCCACCCGGCTCGCCGACGCTGCCCAATGA
- the rox gene encoding rifampin monooxygenase, producing the protein MFDVIIVGGGPTGLMLASELRLHGVSVLVLERETVPTGHVRALGLHVRSIELMDQRGLLERFLAHGQQYAVAGFFAGIDKPWPDRLDTAHSYVLGIPQPVTERLLAERAAEVGVEMRRGCELVGLSQDDQGVTVELADGTPLRSRYLVGCDGGRSTVRKLLGVGFPGEPSRVETLLGEMEVAVPPETVAAVVAEVRKTQKRFGVGPFGAGVYRVVVPAEGVAEDRTVPPTLEEFKQQLRAYAGTDFGVHSPRWLSRFGDATRLAERYRTGRVLLAGDAAHIHPPTGGQGLNLGIQDAVNLGWKLAAEVTGWAPEGLLDSYHTERHPVAADVLDNTRAQIELMSTEPGPQAVRRLLSELMDFEEVNRYLIEKITAIGVRYDFGDGHELLGRRMRDVQLKRGRLYELTHDGRGLLLDQTGQLSVAGWADRIDHVVDVSEELDVPAVLLRPDGHVAWAGDDQQDLLHQLPRWFGAADKETAES; encoded by the coding sequence ATGTTCGACGTGATCATCGTCGGGGGCGGACCGACCGGCTTGATGCTGGCCAGTGAGTTACGCCTGCACGGTGTGTCCGTGCTCGTCCTGGAGCGGGAGACCGTTCCGACCGGGCACGTCCGCGCACTTGGCCTACACGTACGCAGCATCGAGCTGATGGACCAGCGGGGCCTGCTGGAACGGTTCCTCGCGCACGGCCAGCAGTACGCGGTCGCCGGGTTCTTCGCCGGTATCGACAAGCCGTGGCCGGACCGGCTGGACACCGCACACTCCTACGTTCTCGGCATCCCGCAGCCGGTCACCGAGCGCCTGCTGGCCGAGCGGGCTGCCGAAGTCGGCGTCGAGATGCGGCGCGGCTGCGAACTGGTCGGGCTGAGCCAGGACGACCAAGGGGTGACCGTCGAGCTGGCGGACGGCACACCCCTGCGCTCGCGTTACCTGGTCGGCTGCGACGGCGGTCGCAGCACGGTGCGCAAGCTGCTCGGTGTCGGTTTTCCCGGCGAGCCCAGCAGGGTGGAGACGCTGCTGGGCGAAATGGAGGTGGCGGTACCGCCGGAGACGGTGGCGGCCGTGGTGGCCGAAGTCCGTAAGACCCAGAAGCGGTTCGGCGTCGGGCCCTTCGGAGCCGGGGTGTACCGGGTTGTCGTACCCGCCGAGGGGGTGGCCGAGGATCGTACGGTCCCGCCGACCCTGGAGGAGTTCAAACAGCAACTGCGGGCGTACGCCGGCACCGACTTCGGCGTGCATTCACCGCGTTGGCTGTCCCGCTTCGGCGATGCCACCCGGCTGGCCGAGCGTTACCGCACGGGTCGGGTGCTGCTGGCCGGCGATGCGGCGCACATCCACCCGCCGACTGGTGGGCAGGGGCTCAACCTCGGCATCCAGGACGCGGTCAACCTCGGCTGGAAACTGGCCGCCGAGGTCACCGGCTGGGCACCGGAGGGCCTGCTCGACAGCTACCACACAGAACGCCATCCGGTGGCCGCCGACGTGCTGGACAACACGCGGGCACAGATCGAGCTGATGTCCACCGAGCCGGGGCCGCAGGCGGTACGCCGGTTGCTGTCGGAACTGATGGACTTCGAGGAGGTGAACCGGTACCTGATCGAGAAGATCACCGCGATCGGGGTCCGGTACGACTTCGGTGACGGGCATGAACTGCTCGGCCGGCGGATGCGGGACGTACAGCTCAAGCGGGGGCGGCTCTACGAACTGACCCACGATGGCCGGGGACTGCTGCTCGACCAGACCGGCCAACTCTCGGTGGCAGGCTGGGCGGATCGGATCGACCACGTCGTCGACGTCAGCGAGGAACTGGACGTGCCCGCCGTACTGCTGCGGCCGGACGGGCACGTCGCGTGGGCCGGTGACGACCAGCAGGATCTGCTCCACCAACTGCCCCGATGGTTCGGTGCCGCCGACAAGGAAACTGCTGAAAGCTGA
- a CDS encoding SRPBCC family protein has protein sequence MAVLSSCSAQTTHAPSVVYSRWADPATWPEWDSEVREVIFEGPAVLGSTGRMRPASGPTVSFSVTVADPDRVFTNTSSMPGATLTFEHVVEPAPEGALVTVTIRIDGPLAPLWRRIIGRGIADAARSSVVGLLTYLDSA, from the coding sequence ATGGCTGTGCTCAGTTCTTGCTCTGCTCAGACGACGCACGCTCCTTCGGTCGTGTACTCACGGTGGGCTGATCCCGCTACCTGGCCGGAGTGGGACTCCGAGGTGCGCGAGGTGATCTTCGAGGGGCCCGCTGTGCTCGGGAGCACGGGCAGGATGCGGCCGGCATCCGGGCCTACCGTCTCGTTCTCGGTCACGGTCGCCGATCCTGACCGAGTCTTCACGAACACCTCATCGATGCCGGGCGCGACGTTGACCTTCGAACATGTTGTCGAGCCTGCTCCGGAGGGTGCTCTGGTGACCGTGACGATACGAATCGACGGGCCCCTCGCCCCGCTGTGGAGGCGCATCATCGGGCGAGGTATAGCCGACGCCGCGCGGTCGAGCGTGGTCGGTCTGCTGACGTACCTGGACTCCGCATGA
- a CDS encoding EVE domain-containing protein, which produces MVSEAHVRRGEELGIAQLNHGKRSGLSRIRAGDTLVYYSPTRQREDRVPYQCFTAIGIVPDDDIWQADEGDFKPYRRRLAYLPARPVPLEEVRSRLHLTAEPNWGYQLRYGLVPLDVHDVEVLGEAMKT; this is translated from the coding sequence GTGGTATCCGAGGCGCATGTGCGTCGAGGCGAGGAGCTGGGCATCGCGCAGCTCAACCACGGGAAGCGTTCGGGGCTCTCGCGGATACGTGCGGGTGACACTCTCGTCTATTACTCACCGACCCGGCAGCGAGAGGACCGTGTGCCGTACCAGTGCTTCACCGCCATCGGCATCGTCCCTGACGACGACATCTGGCAGGCGGACGAGGGCGACTTCAAGCCCTACCGGCGACGCCTTGCCTATCTACCAGCAAGGCCGGTTCCGCTCGAGGAGGTGCGCTCGCGACTGCACCTGACAGCTGAGCCGAACTGGGGCTACCAGCTTCGCTACGGTCTCGTGCCTCTCGACGTACACGATGTCGAAGTTCTCGGAGAGGCGATGAAGACATGA
- a CDS encoding MarR family winged helix-turn-helix transcriptional regulator, translating to MKGELVTAHSDPSTSTGLMLWRVTNSWQRAIRAALAPFGLTHVQFVLLATLTSMGRATPVTQRDLADQAATDVMMTSQVLRVLEDKQLIERAPHPEDRRARTLTPTAAGVALVNRANTAVEDADRAYFAALGAATRDFTRLLGTLDNAHRAAS from the coding sequence ATGAAAGGCGAACTGGTCACCGCACACTCGGACCCCTCGACGAGCACGGGCCTGATGCTCTGGCGGGTCACGAACTCGTGGCAACGAGCCATCCGGGCCGCGCTCGCTCCGTTTGGATTGACGCATGTGCAGTTCGTCCTTCTGGCCACCCTGACCTCCATGGGCCGCGCCACTCCCGTCACCCAGAGAGACCTCGCCGACCAGGCAGCCACCGACGTGATGATGACCTCGCAGGTCCTCCGGGTCCTAGAGGACAAGCAGCTCATCGAACGCGCGCCGCATCCGGAAGATCGGCGTGCCCGGACACTCACCCCTACGGCTGCGGGCGTGGCCCTGGTCAACCGCGCGAACACCGCGGTGGAAGACGCGGACCGTGCCTACTTCGCGGCCCTGGGCGCTGCGACACGAGACTTCACGCGCCTTCTGGGAACCCTCGACAACGCACACCGAGCCGCCTCGTAG
- a CDS encoding helix-turn-helix transcriptional regulator, with amino-acid sequence MPTTALGTFLAARRARLTPDDVNLVSSGNRRVVGLRREEIAVLAGVSVDYYTRLEQGRERNPSASVLDALARALDLGPDARDHLFRLADVSPGSVPVPARPRVEQGLRELLDAWPDTPAVVIDLRLDLLARNALADVFYADFAEADNLVRMTFLDPAGSTFFADWRRAAEACVANLRLALGHDPHDQRARELAEEVGAASPEFRRLWERNDVQGKTHEAKTFRHGAVGELTLSYHAFDVRGTPGQQLIVYRAEPHSRSAEALRLLGTLAASKRPIPAALG; translated from the coding sequence ATGCCGACAACCGCACTCGGGACGTTCCTCGCTGCCCGACGTGCCCGCCTGACGCCGGACGACGTCAACCTCGTGTCCAGCGGCAACCGACGGGTCGTAGGGCTACGACGCGAGGAGATCGCGGTGCTCGCGGGGGTGAGCGTCGACTACTACACCCGCCTGGAGCAGGGACGGGAGCGCAACCCGTCAGCGTCGGTGCTGGACGCCCTGGCCCGTGCGCTCGACCTCGGTCCGGATGCCCGCGACCATCTGTTCCGGCTGGCCGACGTCTCGCCCGGCAGCGTGCCGGTGCCCGCCCGGCCCCGGGTCGAGCAGGGCCTGCGGGAACTGCTCGACGCCTGGCCAGACACTCCGGCGGTCGTCATCGACCTGCGACTCGACCTGCTGGCCCGTAACGCGCTGGCGGATGTCTTCTACGCGGACTTCGCCGAGGCGGACAACCTCGTCCGGATGACCTTCCTGGATCCGGCCGGCAGCACGTTCTTCGCCGACTGGCGGCGGGCGGCCGAGGCGTGTGTGGCGAACCTACGCCTGGCCCTCGGACATGACCCGCACGACCAGCGGGCGCGGGAGCTGGCCGAGGAGGTGGGTGCGGCCAGCCCGGAGTTCCGACGGCTGTGGGAGCGCAACGACGTGCAGGGCAAGACACACGAGGCGAAGACTTTCCGGCACGGCGCGGTGGGCGAGCTGACGTTGTCGTACCACGCGTTCGATGTGCGGGGCACGCCCGGCCAGCAGCTCATTGTCTACCGCGCGGAGCCGCACAGCCGAAGTGCCGAGGCGCTTCGGCTTCTGGGCACGCTGGCGGCCAGCAAGAGGCCGATTCCGGCCGCGCTCGGCTGA